Sequence from the Rutidosis leptorrhynchoides isolate AG116_Rl617_1_P2 chromosome 3, CSIRO_AGI_Rlap_v1, whole genome shotgun sequence genome:
ttctccaaaccactacccgagcgcgaagctcgttgacttcttctattacaccggggcgattgtcagttcggacgagtggatgaataagatctagaatttgagatagtatataatcgtgatgagatactcgggaaatgagagagaaaatggtattacgaacaggttcgccggtaagtgcttcaggttctttgccaagagggcaatgtggtggatggaagggatcaccttcttcttgtctccaatgattaagtaggctacgaacccatccccaattcatccagaatagatgatggctaattggttaatccattccggttacactgtcttcgaaattcaggtgaatattcatatcgaaatagctgtcagagtttaaggaatttgaactagatacgggatccatattGTATAATTAGGgcgattttttttttatgaattagattatagaatttagtttggtattcttcaatacataatttacatatgtatatataataccaaattccataaatcacggaaaaattttcagaagatgtcaggaaaagtttacagtaatagatacgctaagatatgaatttttgtctatacactatttatgcaataaatgcaggaaaacgtgtctagatttaagaatgataagcatgtaatttccgacaagaaatgataagcaaaacttttaacatgcagacacggtcgaagtccagacttactaatgcatcttaacaactatcagttagacacactcatgcaagacctggttcgctaggaccaacgctctgataccaactgtgacgatcgctccaaattcatatggacaaatacgtcattcatcgatttcattgcgaggtatttgacctctatatgatacgttttgtaaacattgcattcttttgaaaaggcacaccataaatgaatatttaaatcaaaggattTCGAcagttgatgatttctacatatagacaatcaccgtaaaaaacagtttacaataatacttctgttgacaatgcagtcaaaataagatagatggtgatgatttgtgaatgcaacgtttcctcgaaaaatatgtcatgtatgactccatgcacatatattgtataatatataagcaaacagcgaaagacttctaggaaacctgagaataaacatgctaacaagtgtcaacacaaagcttggtgagttcatagttttaatgtatcgtataatctgtatataaaggtggatcacaagatttcagttgtttcatccagaaacgtttatcaaaatattctacgaaattgagcaccctggtaactaaacttaacgtatatataatttataccctttgtataatcatcttaataattcacgcaaaccaacgtgtacgcttctcaaatagcatacgtccgttaaaaggctagcgctctagctcggacggggatatcaagccctatggatccatatactactactcgggcccaccagttcttataaccggcagttactagttaccaaagctaagggattttcggttcaaactcagtatagaatttagtatgtacttgtgtccattgtttttaaaataaagtgcatgtattctcagctcaaaaatatatattgcaaaatcatttaaaaatggagcaaatgaaactcaccttagcagcatataaagtcgttcaccaaaatgtgactgaaactcggattaccaaataaccgtagatcttaacctagagaacatatgttggtcaataaatgtctatcaagctaggtctggtcatagtgtatcacaatcctaatgctcgagatcgacatacaaaagttatcaaaagtcatttcaaaaagtcaatctgattcaatactatagttgaatgattatgataatcaaaacattttaacatttcacatagttttccaattcttgtaaaattagactatagtttttataaggctttaaaatatgataaaataatcaattttgacaattgttcaacaaaacgagacgtactttatataagaattcatttactcggttggtaatattcaaaaatccaatttatcaatctcgtaaacaagttgtttaaatcttaattgcagattcaaaagcaatttcaattaacgtcaatcataattcagttgatcatatcttttaatccgttcatcgaaattatttgatatctaaatgaaaagttattgatttgtcGTCAgcattccaaaaacatgtatatcatataccctttaccagtaatatatgtatttaattcgtgattcattataaactgtttaacgacgaatttagcatacaagcatgcataaatatatatacttgagcactagacatggatacacaaataatatataaaagataagatatgaatgctcacgtatcaatattgtgattcaatattgcagaaaagtacgtagacgcaacagagatgataaacactaggtttgacttgcgaacagtacccatgaatattacccataacctccatagctataacccatagtttcctttgctctatcccgcttgaaaacccattttgaaatcatttggacatcactccgtcgcaatattttatgtatattattatttttgtatcgtaaaaataataatactaatactattaataataagattaataataataatcttaataataataataatataataataataataataataataataataataataataataataataataatatatatgtatatatacgagaGAGATTGAGAGTGTGCAACTGAGCCagaatgatcgagcttttatagtgtggcctgaattcccctgccatacgatcgcatggctaatgtgaggggattccatgcgatcgcatggatcccttttccagctcacatatgtaTTTTAACTCTttctcgtcgacatatttatttattaatatataatatatgtaatttaaataattaattatatattatattaaattctcgtgcatagttaacctgtaatttttgttccgataagtcgtacgtcgtcactaaacttatgtcccggttccggtttttcgaacgcattttcgtacgcttagaaaactagtacttttcgttacgcgacgtgtacctttatcaaaacttaaacttaatcattgataaactatgtcctcgaagtgtagctttaatcaattaagtgttttggttatttgcttctataaatcatcgtctcgtagtatatacatatagtgatttttgaaaatactgtagcttttcaggtactgtagaaattcgaaaatactgtagcaaattagtgttttactggtttatcttaaacgttttagttaacttatctaaatatcaatcgaatcagtaatcgaatgttactatcgtttactaaataacttgaaatcatatatatatatatatatatatatatatatatatatatatatatatatatatatatatatatatatatatatatatatatatatatatatatatatatattatatatatatattgttcgtgaatcttcgagaacagtcaaagaataattgattacatgaatatagttccgaaacttgagactcaacattacagactttgcttatcgtgtcgaaaacattaaatcattcaaagatagagtttaaatttggtcagaaatttccgggtcgtcacatcaactCTCAATGAATAAGTTCAAGCTCTGTCAAAATATTTACTCATGATGACAAGATAATGTATAAAATTAGTACTCCGTATTCTATATATTATCTTCAACAAATtgcatataaaaaaaaattaataaaacttACGTCTTAATTTCACAATGACTAGATGTGTTACATGTTCATACAGACACTAATAAATAGCTACAAGTTCAAGCTCCGTCTCATTAAGCCATGTACAAAGGGTGCTTGTTTGGCGTTTTCATGTGATTTTAGGAATATGTGTGGTTTCATTCGGTGTCTTTACTTATTGGAAGTGTCATTGATTTTCTTCAAGATTGCTCACACATGTTATTTATGGCTACTCCCCCGTATTTTTATGTTGTTTTCTTGCCCCATTGGCACATAGGTTAGTTTGTTGTATTCGTAAATAGAGTTTCGCCCTTTGTTTGTGTGTAGACCTTTAGTGAGATGAATGTTTGAAGTGAATTTAAAGTGCGGAGTTCGAGACAGTTCTTGATTCATTAGAATGTAGTTACTTAATGCCATCTATAATTCTAAGGCGCTCAATTTTCTGGTGTTTCGGTTGGGTCATAATGGGCAAACACGAGTGTTTTAAATGGTATTAATGGTGTTTTATGTTGGTATCATTAGTGGTTCGTGTTGTTGTTTTGTTTTGCTCTTGTTGATCACGTATAGATCGAACACGTGTATCTCTTACAAATGATTGATATTGTAGTTTGCTCAAGTAGATTCTATGATCTATTTAAGTAGATTGTTGAATATATATCATTTGTGATATTACTAGATTTTCTGATCTTCTTCAACATTAATTTATGTTTTTCAACGAAAAGGGAAAAAAAACTTAAGTCATTCACGATTAATGTAATTGGGGATCTATTTCATGTTTGTTTGACATATATTCCTATCTTTTAGTTAAACTTGAATAGCCTTATTTATTTCATCGTTTCTTCTTGTAAAGGTttcaattttaaaattaaaaatttgaaTTGATataaacttaataatttttaactcAAATAAGTATCAATATATCATATCATGATTTACATATATCATGTATACCATTGCAGGTTTGTCTTACATGTATTCTCACACTTTGTGTGTGGAGCTTGTGTTTAAGTCACGAGTTCGAGCCTCACGAAAACGTGTATGTTCGTAGCATATGACTACAAAGATGGTTAAGCCTCTTTTAGTGATGCCGATAACTTTGACGTTTAAGAaaaacatatatcatatatcatacatGTATCACTACATTATATCATACAATCAAACTCAAGTTTACATATATACAAACAAAGATCCGAAACACCGTGAAACTTGAGCCATTTCTGACTCGGTTTTGTAACCAATCTCTCGATCAAACAAAAATCCACATCTTGATAGATCAATTTGAAATGTTTGACTTTCCAGTTCAAAATTGTGAAATGTTTGACTTTTTCAATTCAAAGCAAGCCCTAACAGTATACCAACGAACCTCACAATAATTCCACTGTACCTCTGTTTTACAGAACCCACAACATAACACAAGCATCGAAATCATCACCTTTTCCAACAACCAATCAAAATCCACGTCACACTTGATTCGAATATAAATTAGAATTTAGGTGTGGAGGTGGTCAAAGTTTCAGTGACATAGCAAGAGTTTATGCCTAAGATCTGATCACAAATCAAGCCTTCAATTCAATGGTGACGAGAACAAACTTAATTAGCCGTCGGATGGCGTTGAAGTTCCGGCAATTATCGATCTCAGCCGTTGGATCACTGAAGATCAAGTTGCTACTGTTATGTTGCTTCGTTTTTACACTAACTTTGCTCGCAAGCCGTACGCCGTCGTTTTTGGGCTGGGGACAAGAAAGTGTTCCGTCTCTTGATCGAACTTCGAGGTTAATTTtaatttcattaattaattaactcAATTACTAAATATTTTTTGCCACTACTTACCTGAAGTTGTATATTAAGTCATGAATCTTGTTTTTATGTGAGTATATTGAATATCATATTTTGTGTAAATCCGCATTAATTGCTTTATTTTTTGGAATCGTATTCAATTTGGCAATTATACTATTTTTCACTTGGATAGATCATGAAGTTATTGTTTGTAATTTACTGTATTTAGCGTGTTTTATTTTTGGTAAGTTGAACTACAAATTAATCATACTTAATGCTATACAGTACTCCTAAATTGTTAAGCTCATATTTAATGGCTCATGAACCTCATAATCTCCAAGTTGATAAGCTCAAAGTTCATAAGCTCATAAACTGTAAAATAGAACTTATGAATGTCTACTACGATATGTATCGAGTCGGTTTTGACCTAAGTAAGACTCAGAGAACAATACACTATTACACAAGTTTGATTAGGGCCTTAGGGGTCTGTTTAATCATTCTAATGGTGTTTGCGCTTTAGTTAAGTCTTGGTTTAAGTGAAAAATGTGCGTTCCTTGGCCTTATATTTTAGATGTATATAGTCCCTAATTTGGATATGCTGTAAAAGTATGGGAAATTGCACATGCAAGTCTTGGTTGTGCATATGTTGTTGGAGAATAAGGGATTATGAATCTTCTTAGTTTAGGCTATTTCTTGAGAACAAGTTTATTTATTTCTATTAGACTTCACAGCTCGTTTTGTATTTAACATAAGTAAATCTTTCTGTAGTTTTTGAATAACTATCACAATGTGAATATGGAATGTGAGCTTTAAATGGAGTAATGAGACCCTTAATAATTAAAACTGTTAACTCAAACCTTGTAATCTAAATTGCTCATCTTAATGCATGGTTTACTTTGATTGCTCACACGAACGCTATAGGCCTATAGCTGCTTCAAGAACATATGTTTCAAAGGAAGCTTCCATCATGCTCTTATTAGGAATATAGTTCTTCAATTAACTGGATTATGACACAATACTACAATAGTGTTATTAGTTTGTTAATCTAGACCTTATTATAATGTTATGTGACCCGCCTGCTCCTCGGGATGGtctaaggttcggatccctgtaatgcaGTTCGGGTTTCCGCACGAAAGCGCGTacgtgcgtggcaaatgagagtattcgatgccaacaactttcctttcaaaaaaaaaaaaaaaaaaaatgttgaaaAGATTTTGATTTTCTTCTTCTACTCGTTGAATGTTTTTACAGTAAAGGGTATACGTTATTGATTAATACATGGAAAAGATATGATCTTCTCAAGCAATCCATTTCTCATTATACGACATGTCCTGGACTGGACTCGATTCACATAGTATGGAGCGAGCCTAATCCGCCTTCAGATCTTCTTGTGAAATATCTAAATCATGCTGTAAAGTCAAATACTAAAGATGGTCGATATGCCGAGTTGGTTTTTGACATAAACAAAGAAGACAGCCTCAATAACAGATTTAAAGAGCTCAAGGATCCAATTACAGATGCTGTTTTTTCCATTGACGACGATATTATATTTCCTTGCAAAACGGTGGAGTTTGCATATACCGTATGGCGAAGTGCACCAGACACGATGGTGGGATTTGTACCTCGAATCCATTTGCTTGATCCATCGGTATGTCTTTCAAATTTTATATGTTGATCACTTATTTAATATTTTAGATATCTTGCTTTGTTAAAATATTTTCTGCATCTTGCTGCATTATAACTTTGTGAGTTCATTACAAATCCTTGCCTGAATCACTCAAGGCTTTGGTTAACTGATGTActcatttttttaatattatttatatttatatgcagAGCGAGAAAGAAAATTCATATATCTATGGTGGATGGTGGCCTGTATGGTGGACTGGGACATACAGTATGATACTCTCTAAGGCATCCTTTTTCCACATAAAGTATCTTCGTATGTACTCTAACGAAATGCCTTCATCCCTTTTGGAATATGTAAAGAAGAATAGGTACCCTATCAGATTTTTGAAATTTCCTcactcatttttatcattcacaTCTGTGTAGATTTAACCAAGTGTTATTGTGTCTAAACAGGAATTGCGAAGACATTGCGATGTCGTTCTTGGTTGCTAATGCTACAAGTGCCCCTCCTATATGGGCAAAAGGTAAATTATCTGAAACATAACTTGTCAATAAAGATAACCATTTCGTCACTTTCCTTGATGAATGGGTCGATTTGTGTTATGTTTTTATTTTCAACAGGTCAAATAGGCCAAATGAAAAGATCGAGTTAAAAAGGAAACAGTTGAAATGGGTTGTATGGGTCATAATTCCCACCAAGCGTATATCGAATCTTTAGTCACTTAATGCAAAAAATATTTCAATTATGTTTAAAAAGTTCTTTGGGGACAACCTGGTGTGGCAATTTCGACCCTAACATTAATGTTCCATTCTGATTTTCTGTCTGAATTGGTTTCACAGGTTGATGCAACTCGCCAAAACCATCCTTTGTGAAATTTGTTGTCGTAGGTTAAATAATGTCATCCTTAACCAAATGTTTTTGTGTCTAATTGCAGGCAAGATATATGAGATTGGATCAACAGGAATCAGTAGTCTTGGAGGTCATAGCGACAAAAGGACCGAGTGTGTGAATAGGTTTGTATCTGAGTTTGGCAGGATGCCACTGATACCGACTACTGTGAAGGCCGTTGATAGCCGTGGCACTTGGTTCTGGTGATTCAATATGCTTCTAGAACCTGTCTCGTTCTTCCGTTTCCAGTTTCCGATGTAGTTATATCATTACCACTAGCTTAATTAGCTATCTGTTGTATTCTTCTCCTCCCATTTAAAACGCTGTTAGTATCCAGAAATCTAAACCACGTAGACTAATCCTTACACGGACCACAAACCATGTTAGAATAGGACATATGTATCCTATCAATGCAACTCCTATTCAGCTATTATGTTCCATATTATACAAACCAAGACGAGTGTTATTTCAATCAGTTGTAAATTTGACCCGTGTACTTATGAATGGGTCAATAGGGGTTTTGTTTATCTCCAATGGATCAAAGAGCCGGGTCGGAAAGTTCAGCTAAGACCACTCCCCATCATAACTAACATAACTGAAGTTATTAATTGACACATTCGCACCCATTAGTGTTACAGACTATGACTAAACACTATGTATCATAACTATCATACTTAATTTCTTAAAGCGAGATGTACAACCAAAACAAAAGACATTTGCTAACATCACTACAATCATAACGATGAAGATTTGGCAGAACTCATCACAAGCTTTGTGCCTATAGCGTTAATCCCATGGCGGAGGAAATTTAGCATGACAGAGGGTTAGGTACTGATCTAAATCAACGGGCAATAAGGCTGAAGTCGCTCAAAGCCTTTTCTTAGAAGCATTGTTAGTTTCAGAGGTTTTGATTGCTATTGTAAGAATATAGTTTTTGTAATTGTTCTCGGTTTTATTATACGGATTAGTTCATTTTAAAAAGGAGGAAAGTATCTTCTGGTCAACTCAAGGAGACCCATGACCCATACGTCTAAACCGGCAATTAAAATGTTTGGTTGAACCTGTTACCAAAATGGGTGCATTTAATATTTAGGATTTTTGGCCATAAGCATACCTGAAATAACATCTACATCTGCATATGTAATTTGAACTTATCCATTAGGTACTTGTGTGGTGAAGTTAGTTTTAATACCATTCAACCACCATACTCCAATTGTTTTCATTATCTTTGGTTTGTTTCTTTTGACTTGCTCATGTGCAAATTGCTGCTGTTGCCAACAACATGCCTCATTTTAAGACTTTTTGCATGTCTTGCTCCATACCTACATTTTCCTGAAAATttgttttaatatttattaaaaactcTGTTATTTAATTATCTGGGGGTGTAAGATCAAACCAATTTATAGGGCAATTATCATTCTTTTCACACTATGGCCAGTTAATGCAGGAAGAAAATTTATAGTATGAGCGTATAACAATTAAAACTCATTAGAACACCGTCAGCTTTTACTATTTATTGTTTAGACTATAATTTgataattatagttatagttataactagttgtggagccctcgcttcgcgccgggggctccgttttgaatgcgagttaaaaaaaaagtcttgatctattttgtaaaaaagaatttttttcgacataacattgaagggttgttccttttgtgaaagttgcttcttttagcgttcgggttttatttaaaaaaaaaaagttagtaaagtgggggttcgatttgtattttaataaaagttagtgggttaagtttgtgaaatttgaaaaaactttacgtataaagtggggttcgatttgtattttaataaaagttagggggttaagtttgtaaaaattgagtgaaaaaatgaatagtactattcatgtcCACTTTACGTACGTTAAATCGGTTACTGACAACTTTTGTTGCTTTAGAAGTTACAAGTATATCCAGCTCATTTACGTTTTTATTACTTAAGTTGGTGATCAACAACAATGGTATTTATCCATTGCTACCTAAACATTAAACAATGACTACACCTACAAAAAGGATCAAATCATCATCAAGAGTCATTAAATTACAACCAAATTAGGAGACAGACAGATAACTGGTTTCTCATTTCCGTTAGTCTTATAACTTTACAagtaatattattttgaatcacAGATCATCTCGTATAAGTAGGTCATGATATACTATCAAGCACAATATAAacgataagtttttttttttttttttttttttgttgtcaaCTTACACATGCAATGAGAAGTAGGTATTATATACTCAGACGAATACAGTCTAACTGAATTATTCCGTCTCCATTTTATTTATTTCTCTAACAAAATACGCTACAATTGAGTTTTAAACATAAGAAGTATGTATTATACTCAGACGAATACAATCCATCACCATTTTAATTATTTCGCTAACAACTTCAAAATACACTTCTATCAAAATTTAAACATAGAATATCTATGAGTATATCATAACAGTTTACCATTATAGTATTTTATTAAAATGGTCTATCAGTACCCTGTATGgacatcaaagttataataaggtccaATGTAAATTTGGACCGACAACTCCAAAATACGTACTACCAGTAAATAAAAGATCTTTTGAGTATATCAAAACGTCCACACTTATAATATCTTATTACTAACTACGATGGTATATCAATACCCTATTATGAACAACCATCAAATTTATACGATGGTTTTATTATCAAAACCCATATTAATTCTCCTTGTCGTATTTAGTTTGTTTGGTATGTGTGTGGCTTTCGTGGTTGTTGGTTGACTAGGCTCATTAGTAGTTAGTGTTAGCTCGTTTGTTAGGGTGGTTTTAGTTTCTAATCCTATCTGTGTTGATGTATCGTTGTTATCTCCTTTatcttttcgtttttttttttttttttttttttgtcaaaataaaaaaaataaaaaatagaatattatattgTTATCTATGAAATTAAATTAAAAACTTTTAAATTGAAGACATGAAGAATTTTAGTATACAACAAACATTGACCATTGACCTTATCCACCAATCATATTCCTATACTGTTACTTTGACTTCAAATTTCATTCCTTTGTCTTTTCAATATTCATCAACCCAACCTAAACTTGCCTGTAAAACAGGACCGAGTCACACCGAGTCCACTCGTCTACCTACGTTTCACTTCATGACTCCAATAATCACCCAAAAACGTCTTCGCACCATCTAAACTCGGAAAATAAGTCGGTTCTAAAAAGATCTGAGCCAACGAATCGTTTGAATCAATTCTCACGAATGCTAAACTACCTTTCGCTTCAACGCTCCCCATCGCTATCACTAGCATCTGTTTATACGAATAATAAAACTTCTTCACAGCCGCTTCAATTGCTTGTAATCCTTGCAACAAATGAATCTTCACTGCATTGTGTTTTTTCCTGTACAGATTCATTGCAGCTTCTTGTATCCTCGGTCCGCCCATTGGATCAACTTCTATTTCGAGAATATAAGGCACCTTATGTCGTAAATTTTTCGATAATTTCGTAATCTCAATCAACGACTTCGATCGACAGCAGAACGAATCCGATTCGGACGTCGTTTTAATATCAAGCTGATTCTTCAACCGCAAAAAGTCATCTGGATCCATT
This genomic interval carries:
- the LOC139895785 gene encoding glycosylinositol phosphorylceramide mannosyl transferase 1; translated protein: MVTRTNLISRRMALKFRQLSISAVGSLKIKLLLLCCFVFTLTLLASRTPSFLGWGQESVPSLDRTSSKGYTLLINTWKRYDLLKQSISHYTTCPGLDSIHIVWSEPNPPSDLLVKYLNHAVKSNTKDGRYAELVFDINKEDSLNNRFKELKDPITDAVFSIDDDIIFPCKTVEFAYTVWRSAPDTMVGFVPRIHLLDPSSEKENSYIYGGWWPVWWTGTYSMILSKASFFHIKYLRMYSNEMPSSLLEYVKKNRNCEDIAMSFLVANATSAPPIWAKGKIYEIGSTGISSLGGHSDKRTECVNRFVSEFGRMPLIPTTVKAVDSRGTWFW